In Bradyrhizobium erythrophlei, a single genomic region encodes these proteins:
- a CDS encoding NYN domain-containing protein has translation MTVSSANRTALFIDGANLYATAKALGFDIDYKRLLKEFQCQGTLVRAFYYTAVIEDQEFSSIRPLLDWLDYNGFTVVTKPTKEFVDATGNRKVKGNMDIELTVDAMELAAHVDHIVLFSGDGDFRSLVEAVQRRGVHVTVVSTISSQPPMIADELRRQADVFTDLLELQSKLGRDPSQRPVPREANQHTTHHVQRRTSSGGGYAPRETELERAKSR, from the coding sequence ATGACAGTTTCTTCAGCTAACAGGACTGCGCTCTTTATCGACGGCGCCAATCTTTATGCTACCGCCAAGGCGCTCGGCTTTGACATCGATTACAAGCGGCTTCTAAAGGAGTTCCAGTGCCAGGGAACGCTGGTGCGCGCATTTTACTATACCGCGGTCATTGAAGATCAGGAGTTCTCGTCAATTCGTCCGCTGCTCGATTGGCTCGATTACAACGGCTTTACCGTCGTTACCAAACCCACCAAGGAATTTGTCGACGCCACCGGCAACCGGAAGGTCAAGGGCAACATGGACATCGAGCTTACAGTCGATGCCATGGAACTCGCCGCCCACGTCGATCACATCGTGCTCTTCTCCGGGGACGGAGACTTTCGCTCGCTCGTCGAAGCAGTGCAACGCCGTGGCGTCCATGTGACCGTGGTTTCGACGATTTCGAGCCAGCCGCCGATGATCGCTGACGAGTTGCGACGCCAGGCCGACGTTTTCACCGATCTACTGGAACTGCAATCCAAGCTCGGCCGCGATCCGTCCCAGCGTCCGGTTCCGCGCGAAGCGAATCAACATACCACGCACCACGTTCAGCGGCGGACATCGTCAGGAGGCGGCTATGCGCCGCGGGAAACCGAACTTGAACGCGCAAAGTCGCGTTAG
- a CDS encoding efflux RND transporter permease subunit — MGIVRFALRFPHTYYVAAALIMFLGVVACWKMPTDIFPEINIPVVTVIWTYTGLSTPEIDQRITTYSQYTISTNVNGIKNIEAQSLAGLSVQKIFFQPDVNLDLAIAQIVSATNSVRSALPPGIQAPTVVQFNASSVPVLQISLSSDTLSEQQLYDYGIYRIRQQLAPIPGITLPTPAGGKYRQIMVDLDPSKLLAKGLTPLDVVNAVNTQNLTLPSGTAKIDNKQYAVQTNATPTTIDDLNDIPVKVVNGATVFVKDVGQVHDGWLVQQNVVRENGRRSVLLSIIKNGNASTLSVVNAVRKALQVSRAAAPPGMQIHELFDQSVFVKESVIGVLREGAIAAALTAMMILLFLGSWRSTLIVMISIPLSILSSLIALYFLGNTINTMTLGGLALAIGILVDDSTVTIENTHRLLTEERQPLPQATLYGAAGIAVPTLVSTLAISCVFTSVVFLDGPAKYLFTPLGLAVVFAMLASYGLSRTLTPITIGLLLKNEHHGPIEGTPRGLFARFHAAFERRFESMRQAYSGSLKELLKNKFIIPTAMVLLLVLGGVMFPLVGRDFFPAIDGGQIQLHLRAPAGTRIESTERNFQEVENKIREIIPESDRELMVDNIGLPARAYNLAFTDGSTIGVNDGFILISLKEGHAATGEYVRKLRTVLPEKFPEDTFYFQAADIVTQILNFGLPAQIDVRTAGYDRANNLRVARELRRRIATIPGIVDAHLQQEVDAPAFYVTIDRTRAAQLGLNANTIATNLNVSLSSSEQVTPNFWTDPKSGIPYYLAVQTPENRIGSLSDLGNTPVSTSLSSSLTDVPVPGLLSNVATFKRANIPTNANQANIQPVYEVYASTQGRDLGSVSTDISNIVADLQKQLKPGNTIQVIGQIESMNGAFLDLGIGLLFAAVFVYLLMVVNYQNFGDPFVVILALPATLCGIVTMLFVTGTTLNVPSLMGAIMAVGVASANSILLVTFAREQQLAGKTAFQAAIEAGHTRIRPVLMTAAAMIVGMIPMAIGGAGEEQNAALARAVVGGLLFATPTTLFLVPYLFALLRKRNDGTPHRGVFDEVPE, encoded by the coding sequence ATGGGCATTGTTCGGTTCGCTCTACGTTTTCCGCACACATACTACGTGGCGGCGGCGCTGATAATGTTTCTGGGCGTCGTTGCATGCTGGAAAATGCCTACGGACATCTTCCCGGAAATCAACATTCCTGTCGTGACGGTGATCTGGACCTATACCGGCCTTAGCACGCCGGAGATAGACCAGCGTATCACCACCTACAGCCAGTATACGATCAGCACGAACGTCAACGGCATCAAGAACATCGAGGCTCAGTCCTTAGCCGGGCTCTCGGTCCAGAAGATTTTCTTCCAGCCAGACGTCAATCTTGACCTCGCCATAGCGCAGATTGTGTCCGCGACGAACAGTGTGCGCTCGGCGCTGCCGCCGGGAATCCAGGCCCCGACGGTGGTGCAATTCAATGCGTCGAGCGTCCCGGTGCTTCAGATAAGCTTGAGTTCCGATACGCTCAGCGAGCAGCAACTCTATGACTACGGCATCTATCGAATCCGCCAGCAACTGGCCCCGATACCCGGGATCACGCTTCCGACTCCTGCGGGCGGAAAATATCGCCAGATCATGGTTGATCTCGATCCGTCAAAGCTGCTGGCCAAGGGGCTGACGCCGCTTGACGTAGTGAACGCGGTCAATACTCAGAATCTAACGCTTCCCTCCGGCACCGCAAAAATCGACAACAAGCAATATGCGGTTCAGACCAACGCGACGCCCACGACCATCGACGATCTCAACGATATTCCGGTCAAGGTCGTGAACGGCGCCACCGTATTCGTAAAGGACGTCGGCCAGGTTCACGACGGCTGGCTGGTGCAGCAAAACGTCGTGAGGGAGAACGGCCGGCGATCGGTTCTGCTCAGCATAATCAAGAACGGTAACGCTTCGACCTTAAGCGTCGTCAACGCGGTCCGTAAGGCTTTACAGGTATCGCGAGCCGCTGCACCTCCCGGCATGCAGATACATGAATTGTTCGATCAGTCCGTGTTCGTGAAGGAATCGGTGATCGGTGTGCTACGCGAGGGCGCGATCGCGGCCGCGCTGACGGCAATGATGATCCTGCTGTTCCTCGGATCGTGGCGATCGACACTCATTGTCATGATCTCGATCCCGCTTTCGATTCTGAGCTCGCTGATCGCGCTATATTTCCTCGGCAATACCATTAATACCATGACGCTCGGCGGACTTGCCCTTGCGATCGGAATCCTAGTCGATGATTCGACGGTCACGATCGAGAACACTCACCGCCTGCTTACGGAAGAAAGGCAACCACTGCCGCAAGCGACGCTCTATGGAGCGGCCGGCATCGCCGTGCCGACGCTGGTTTCGACGCTTGCTATCAGCTGCGTCTTTACCTCCGTGGTGTTCCTCGACGGTCCGGCAAAATATTTGTTCACGCCACTGGGATTGGCAGTCGTGTTCGCAATGCTGGCCTCTTACGGTCTGTCACGCACCCTGACGCCGATCACCATCGGCCTGTTGCTTAAGAATGAACATCATGGTCCCATTGAGGGAACTCCGCGGGGCTTATTCGCCCGTTTTCATGCAGCGTTCGAGCGACGCTTCGAGTCGATGCGTCAGGCCTATTCGGGGTCGCTCAAGGAATTGCTAAAGAACAAGTTCATTATTCCTACCGCTATGGTTCTGCTGCTGGTCCTCGGAGGGGTGATGTTCCCATTGGTCGGCCGCGACTTCTTTCCGGCCATCGACGGCGGACAGATTCAGCTTCACCTTCGTGCACCGGCCGGTACCCGGATCGAATCGACCGAGCGGAATTTCCAGGAGGTCGAAAACAAGATCCGCGAGATCATTCCCGAGAGCGATCGCGAATTGATGGTCGACAATATCGGGCTGCCGGCGAGGGCCTACAATCTGGCGTTCACCGATGGCTCGACCATCGGCGTGAACGACGGCTTCATTCTGATCTCGCTGAAGGAGGGGCACGCGGCAACCGGTGAATACGTCCGCAAGCTGCGAACGGTGCTGCCCGAGAAATTTCCCGAAGATACATTCTACTTTCAGGCGGCCGACATCGTCACCCAGATCCTCAATTTCGGGCTGCCGGCGCAAATCGACGTGCGTACCGCCGGCTATGACAGGGCCAACAATCTGCGGGTTGCGCGGGAGTTGCGCCGGCGCATCGCGACGATACCGGGAATCGTGGACGCGCATCTGCAGCAGGAAGTCGATGCGCCCGCGTTCTATGTCACTATCGACCGCACGCGAGCGGCGCAGCTCGGGCTGAATGCGAACACCATTGCCACCAACCTCAATGTCAGCCTGAGCTCATCCGAGCAGGTCACACCGAATTTCTGGACCGATCCGAAATCGGGAATCCCATATTATCTCGCGGTCCAGACGCCGGAGAACAGGATCGGTTCGCTGAGCGATCTCGGCAATACGCCGGTTTCCACTTCACTATCCTCATCCCTGACCGATGTCCCGGTACCGGGTTTGCTGAGTAACGTTGCGACATTCAAGCGAGCTAACATCCCGACCAACGCCAACCAAGCCAACATACAGCCGGTCTATGAGGTGTACGCCAGCACGCAGGGCCGTGATCTCGGCAGCGTCTCCACCGACATCAGCAATATCGTGGCCGACCTGCAGAAGCAGCTTAAGCCCGGAAACACCATTCAGGTTATCGGGCAAATCGAGAGCATGAACGGCGCATTCCTCGATCTAGGCATCGGCCTGCTGTTCGCCGCAGTGTTTGTCTATCTGCTGATGGTCGTGAACTATCAGAATTTCGGCGATCCGTTCGTTGTCATCCTGGCCTTGCCGGCGACACTGTGCGGCATCGTCACCATGCTGTTCGTTACTGGCACCACCCTGAATGTGCCTTCGCTGATGGGCGCGATCATGGCGGTGGGAGTCGCATCGGCGAACTCGATTCTTTTGGTGACATTCGCTCGAGAACAGCAACTAGCGGGAAAGACTGCATTCCAGGCTGCCATCGAGGCCGGGCACACGCGGATCCGCCCCGTACTGATGACCGCGGCTGCCATGATCGTCGGCATGATTCCGATGGCTATTGGCGGCGCCGGCGAAGAGCAAAATGCGGCCCTGGCACGGGCGGTTGTCGGTGGCCTGCTGTTCGCCACGCCGACCACACTGTTTCTGGTGCCGTATCTGTTCGCGTTACTTCGCAAACGAAACGACGGCACACCACATCGCGGCGTGTTTGACGAGGTACCGGAATGA
- a CDS encoding cytochrome P450 — protein MAEIANRFTKRSRAPVLFQEGDAHRKQRSATARFFAPKVVATRYRQLMLEQSKRLMKDLRSTGRAQLDSLGLELSVAVTAEIVGLTDRCSPGLANRLSSFCNEEQQSSGRLATFTRMAFALYRMVRFFLCDVMPAIRSRRIVRRQDIISHLIDQGYSNREILIECITYGAAGVATTRELIVVAAWHLFDRMDLRMRFLNGDEIDRIAILEEVIRLEPVVGLLYRRAEQNLLLDNNGRAESISAGTLLAIDIRAVNVDPAAAGVCPYRLDPDRRIEDHRFPGSLMSFGDGPHRCPGAAVALLESAIFLNHLFRVPGIRLTHTPTMTSNPLVESYELRGAIVECN, from the coding sequence ATGGCGGAGATTGCAAATCGATTCACAAAGCGTAGCCGTGCGCCCGTCCTCTTTCAGGAGGGGGACGCTCATCGGAAACAAAGGAGTGCTACGGCGCGCTTCTTTGCTCCCAAGGTCGTCGCTACTCGCTACCGTCAACTTATGCTGGAGCAGAGCAAGCGATTGATGAAGGACTTGCGTTCGACCGGCCGCGCTCAACTGGATTCGCTGGGCCTGGAGCTGTCTGTCGCCGTGACCGCCGAGATAGTTGGGCTGACTGATCGGTGCAGCCCTGGTTTGGCAAACCGGTTAAGTAGCTTCTGCAACGAAGAGCAGCAGAGTTCCGGAAGGCTGGCGACCTTCACAAGAATGGCCTTTGCCCTTTATCGGATGGTGCGGTTTTTCTTATGCGACGTGATGCCGGCGATAAGGTCGCGCAGGATTGTTCGGCGGCAAGACATCATTTCGCATCTGATCGATCAAGGCTACAGCAACCGGGAAATTCTTATCGAGTGCATAACCTACGGCGCAGCGGGCGTCGCGACAACCCGCGAACTGATCGTTGTGGCTGCCTGGCATCTCTTTGACCGCATGGATCTGCGGATGCGGTTTCTGAATGGTGACGAAATCGACCGAATCGCAATCCTTGAGGAGGTGATTAGACTTGAACCTGTCGTTGGCCTGCTTTATCGGCGCGCCGAACAGAACCTGCTTCTCGACAACAACGGACGAGCGGAAAGTATATCGGCCGGCACGTTGCTCGCGATAGACATTCGAGCCGTCAACGTCGATCCCGCGGCCGCGGGAGTCTGTCCTTACAGACTCGATCCGGACCGACGGATTGAGGATCATAGATTTCCCGGAAGCCTGATGAGTTTTGGTGATGGTCCGCATCGTTGTCCCGGTGCAGCGGTCGCATTGCTAGAAAGCGCAATTTTCCTCAACCACCTTTTTAGGGTTCCTGGAATTCGGCTGACGCACACGCCTACGATGACGTCGAATCCACTAGTCGAAAGCTACGAACTCCGGGGTGCCATCGTCGAGTGCAACTAG
- a CDS encoding Gfo/Idh/MocA family protein: MTEQRFKVGIVGLQPGRSWAARGHVPALRALPESFEIAGVANTSLESSQAAAAAMGLPKAYANVAEMVSAPEIDIVTVTVKVTHHLEIVKAAIEAGKHVYCEWPLGNGLAEAEKLAAVARAKGVLGVIGTQARVAPEIEYLKKLIADGFVGEVLSTTLIARGGGWGGVIPQKKDNAYLLDKAGGATMLTIPVGHTLAALTDVLGKFADVSSVLSTRRTTALVADTGETLPVSAPDQVLVSGVLTNGAPVSIHYRGGMARDGDGLLWEINGTKGDIRVSGPFGHAQLVPLSLKGARGDQKAFQTLEVPASYRTGFPVEVIPGNIARNYARMAKDLQEGTHTAPSFDDAVALHRVIAAVEEAAETERRTKLT, translated from the coding sequence ATGACTGAACAACGCTTCAAGGTGGGCATCGTCGGGTTGCAACCTGGCAGGAGCTGGGCAGCCCGAGGCCATGTCCCTGCGCTGCGCGCGCTGCCTGAGAGCTTCGAGATCGCCGGCGTCGCTAACACCAGCCTGGAAAGTTCCCAAGCGGCGGCCGCCGCTATGGGTCTGCCGAAGGCATACGCAAATGTTGCGGAGATGGTTTCGGCACCCGAGATCGACATCGTGACCGTCACGGTCAAGGTGACCCATCATCTGGAGATCGTTAAGGCGGCGATCGAAGCGGGCAAACACGTCTATTGCGAATGGCCTCTGGGCAACGGCCTGGCGGAAGCCGAGAAACTCGCCGCGGTCGCCCGGGCCAAGGGCGTGTTGGGCGTGATCGGAACGCAAGCGCGTGTCGCCCCGGAAATTGAGTATTTGAAGAAGCTCATCGCGGACGGCTTCGTCGGCGAGGTGCTGTCGACCACACTAATCGCGCGAGGCGGTGGCTGGGGCGGGGTCATCCCTCAGAAGAAAGACAATGCCTATCTGCTCGACAAGGCTGGTGGCGCCACCATGCTGACGATTCCGGTGGGACATACGCTCGCTGCGCTTACCGATGTGCTGGGCAAGTTCGCAGATGTATCTTCGGTGCTCTCCACTAGGCGTACCACGGCGCTTGTCGCCGATACCGGCGAGACGTTGCCTGTGTCCGCTCCTGACCAGGTACTGGTGAGCGGAGTATTGACCAACGGCGCACCCGTCTCCATTCACTATCGCGGCGGGATGGCGCGGGACGGCGACGGCCTCCTCTGGGAGATCAACGGCACGAAGGGAGATATCCGGGTATCCGGCCCCTTCGGCCACGCGCAGCTCGTGCCGCTCTCGCTCAAGGGTGCGCGGGGCGACCAGAAGGCGTTCCAGACGCTGGAGGTTCCTGCGTCCTACCGTACTGGCTTCCCTGTGGAGGTGATCCCCGGGAACATCGCCCGCAACTACGCCAGAATGGCCAAGGACCTGCAGGAAGGCACCCACACGGCGCCAAGCTTCGACGACGCGGTCGCGCTGCATCGGGTGATCGCGGCAGTTGAGGAAGCTGCCGAAACCGAGCGTCGCACCAAGTTAACCTGA
- a CDS encoding patatin-like phospholipase family protein gives MLPADQKKHHCTEGRPPFECIALLLQGGGALGAYQAGVYEALVQSGIHPDWVAGISIGAINSALIAGNPPERRVEKLREFWERVTSDVFGSWPQDFLTPLAKGDWVRGLMNQISANSAMLSGASGFFAPRLLSPWLHPTGSIEATSFYDASALRSTLESLVDFDRINAREMRFSVGAVNVRSGNFVYFDSTTHTIRPEHVMASGALPPAFAAVEIDGERYWDGGLISNTPLQWVLDSTPRQDTLAFQVDLWSARGDFPGNMAEVETRQKEIQYSSRTRANTDQFKRAQRIRNTVAALLESLPDNLKDEPNAKLLGSIAGRKVYNMVHLIYRAKNYEGNSKDYEFSRSSMETHWRAGYQDTVRTLRHPNVLKRPANHESVAVFDLERDGRD, from the coding sequence ATGTTGCCGGCCGACCAGAAAAAACACCATTGCACTGAGGGCCGCCCGCCCTTCGAGTGCATCGCGTTGCTGCTGCAGGGGGGTGGCGCCCTTGGAGCTTACCAGGCTGGCGTATATGAGGCACTGGTGCAATCCGGCATCCACCCGGACTGGGTAGCGGGTATTTCGATCGGGGCCATCAATTCGGCCCTTATCGCAGGCAACCCGCCGGAAAGGCGGGTGGAAAAGCTACGAGAGTTCTGGGAGCGCGTTACCTCGGATGTCTTTGGGAGCTGGCCGCAGGATTTTCTGACGCCTTTGGCGAAGGGCGACTGGGTCCGTGGACTCATGAACCAAATCAGCGCCAATTCAGCCATGTTGAGCGGTGCGTCCGGATTTTTCGCGCCGCGACTTCTGTCTCCCTGGCTGCATCCGACGGGATCGATCGAAGCGACCAGCTTCTACGATGCGTCCGCGCTAAGAAGCACGCTCGAAAGCCTTGTCGATTTTGACCGCATCAACGCTCGGGAAATGCGGTTCAGCGTCGGCGCGGTCAACGTGCGGAGTGGCAATTTCGTTTATTTTGACTCGACGACCCACACGATCCGGCCCGAGCACGTGATGGCTAGCGGCGCATTGCCGCCGGCCTTTGCGGCGGTCGAAATCGACGGCGAGCGCTATTGGGATGGCGGCCTTATCTCGAACACCCCGTTGCAATGGGTGCTGGACAGCACTCCGCGCCAGGACACGCTGGCGTTCCAGGTCGACCTATGGAGTGCGCGGGGAGATTTTCCTGGCAACATGGCCGAAGTCGAAACGCGACAAAAAGAGATCCAATATTCCAGCCGCACCCGAGCCAACACGGACCAGTTCAAGCGTGCCCAGCGGATACGCAACACCGTCGCCGCCTTGCTTGAGAGCCTACCTGATAATCTGAAGGACGAACCCAATGCGAAACTGCTCGGCTCCATCGCCGGCCGCAAGGTCTACAACATGGTACACTTAATCTATCGGGCCAAGAACTACGAGGGAAACTCTAAAGACTACGAATTCTCGCGCTCAAGCATGGAGACTCATTGGCGCGCCGGTTACCAAGACACGGTGCGGACGCTACGGCATCCGAATGTTCTGAAACGACCTGCCAATCACGAAAGCGTCGCGGTTTTCGACCTGGAGCGGGACGGTCGCGACTAG
- a CDS encoding TetR/AcrR family transcriptional regulator: MTKTGIKALERTIRRGGGGRPTREEAEARDVRLLDVATRLFMERGFDGTSIDAVAEAAGISKPTVYARYHDKRDLFAAVLRGRIRRWFAPVSAAAEAQATETSPKSIKTTLHELSRHMVAYTLAPDAGALQRILSAQAVQFPELAKLANEEGWLRAVRSVSTILRQSAARGHIKVDDPELAADMFLNLVLGHGKRLTLYGIPTDPKTEERHRKAAVDFFLSGIRAK, from the coding sequence TTGACCAAGACAGGAATTAAAGCTCTCGAGCGGACGATCCGGCGGGGTGGTGGCGGCCGTCCCACCCGGGAAGAGGCTGAGGCGCGTGACGTGCGATTGCTCGACGTCGCAACGAGGCTGTTCATGGAGCGAGGCTTTGACGGCACATCTATCGATGCGGTTGCGGAGGCGGCAGGCATAAGCAAGCCAACCGTCTATGCTCGCTACCACGATAAGCGGGATCTTTTCGCCGCCGTTCTGCGAGGCAGGATACGAAGGTGGTTCGCTCCGGTATCAGCGGCGGCTGAAGCCCAGGCAACCGAGACCAGCCCCAAAAGCATCAAGACGACTTTGCATGAGCTTAGCCGACATATGGTTGCATACACGTTGGCGCCTGACGCGGGCGCGCTGCAGCGGATCCTTTCGGCGCAGGCTGTCCAATTTCCTGAGTTGGCAAAACTTGCAAACGAAGAAGGCTGGCTACGTGCGGTCCGGAGCGTTTCAACTATTTTGCGTCAGTCCGCCGCCCGCGGCCATATCAAAGTGGACGACCCAGAACTTGCGGCTGACATGTTCCTCAATCTTGTGCTGGGGCACGGCAAACGTCTGACGTTGTACGGCATCCCAACCGATCCAAAGACCGAAGAGCGACATCGAAAGGCTGCCGTCGACTTCTTCCTGAGTGGGATTCGCGCCAAATGA
- a CDS encoding SGNH/GDSL hydrolase family protein translates to MPDKPKKPCIFTESGRLIALAIAAGMVVGMVGPTSAQFFNFGGFQQRPQPQRGGAGFGGGWPGNDAVTPFQQHAPQPRWNGRQTLQPVQGDFSKAPPPDKRNTVPERHILVLGDAMADWLAYGLEDAYAEQPDMGVIRKHKTVSGLIKYQPKGDPADWAAAAKGILATEKADAIVVMLGLDDRIAIREPATDKSDNKLPDKKSDKDAKAKPDSKPSGARPAAKPDRSTKATDYELSPADAADNSDVPPTVIAPEKAARSPNGLYEFREGPWVELYKKKIEEMIGVLKSKGVPVLWVGLPVVYGPKATADTLFLDSLYRDVAGKAGITYVDVWDGFVDEAGRFLQKGPDFEGQTRQLRSSDGVYFTKAGARKLAHYVEREITRLLAARSSPITLPTEPTTPDANALPGQPTPRPLAGPIVPLAASSVPTDQLLGAPGTRPAAVDALAARTLFKGEALTPPPGRADDFAWPRREVRHEEAKGETPLASTSLDANARAPEASLKLKKHRR, encoded by the coding sequence ATGCCGGACAAGCCAAAGAAGCCGTGCATCTTTACCGAGAGTGGCCGGTTGATTGCGCTAGCCATTGCGGCGGGGATGGTGGTCGGCATGGTCGGACCCACTTCGGCGCAGTTCTTTAATTTCGGTGGATTTCAGCAGCGGCCGCAACCACAACGCGGTGGCGCCGGCTTCGGTGGCGGCTGGCCTGGTAACGACGCGGTTACGCCGTTCCAGCAGCATGCGCCGCAGCCTCGTTGGAATGGCCGGCAAACGTTACAGCCCGTGCAAGGGGATTTTTCCAAGGCGCCGCCGCCCGACAAACGCAATACTGTACCGGAGCGCCACATTCTTGTGCTTGGTGACGCCATGGCGGACTGGCTCGCCTATGGTCTTGAAGACGCCTATGCCGAACAGCCCGACATGGGCGTGATCCGCAAACACAAAACAGTTTCCGGCCTGATCAAATATCAGCCGAAGGGCGATCCGGCCGATTGGGCCGCCGCCGCCAAAGGCATTCTCGCCACCGAAAAAGCGGACGCCATTGTCGTCATGCTCGGGCTCGATGACCGTATCGCAATTCGCGAGCCCGCGACCGATAAATCCGACAATAAATTGCCGGACAAGAAGAGCGACAAGGACGCCAAGGCCAAACCTGACAGCAAGCCTTCAGGCGCAAGACCCGCCGCGAAGCCCGATCGCTCAACCAAGGCTACGGATTACGAATTATCGCCGGCCGATGCCGCCGACAACAGTGATGTGCCGCCGACGGTCATAGCACCGGAGAAAGCCGCGCGCTCGCCGAACGGCCTTTATGAGTTTCGCGAGGGACCTTGGGTCGAGCTCTACAAAAAAAAGATCGAAGAGATGATCGGCGTGCTTAAGTCCAAGGGGGTGCCGGTGTTATGGGTTGGTCTGCCGGTGGTGTATGGCCCCAAGGCGACCGCCGACACGCTGTTCCTGGATTCGCTCTATCGCGATGTGGCCGGCAAGGCCGGCATCACCTATGTTGATGTCTGGGATGGCTTTGTTGATGAGGCTGGCCGCTTCCTGCAGAAGGGCCCGGACTTCGAAGGTCAGACCAGACAGCTGCGTTCTTCTGACGGCGTGTACTTCACCAAGGCCGGCGCGCGTAAGCTCGCACATTATGTCGAGCGCGAAATCACGCGCCTGCTCGCCGCGCGTTCGTCGCCGATCACACTGCCAACCGAGCCTACGACGCCCGACGCCAATGCACTGCCGGGTCAGCCGACGCCGCGTCCGCTGGCCGGGCCGATCGTTCCCTTGGCGGCCTCCTCGGTCCCCACCGATCAATTGCTCGGGGCGCCGGGTACACGACCTGCCGCGGTCGATGCGCTCGCCGCACGTACGCTGTTCAAGGGTGAAGCGCTGACGCCGCCGCCCGGCCGCGCCGATGATTTTGCGTGGCCGCGCCGCGAAGTCCGACACGAAGAGGCCAAGGGTGAGACGCCATTGGCATCGACATCGCTCGATGCCAATGCCCGGGCACCGGAGGCATCGCTAAAGTTGAAAAAGCATCGCCGCTAG
- a CDS encoding efflux RND transporter periplasmic adaptor subunit, protein MNSNEPLNFKRALETNDKAGASLRRADRGRWTGLLPVLGVVLLLVTTLAFGAWSHYEQHRQVIATAEQSRDLVPEVRVASVQPGGSIQIVSLPASTSAFAAANVFARASGYLAKREVDIGDRVVEGQLLAEIVAPELDHQISQAEATLGQLKAALQQAEANRLLAQVTWDRDSPLVGKGWLTAQQGTIDVQTLKAREAAVDVAQANVVAEEAQVQVLHQQKIYQRVVAPFEGVITQRNVDIGSLVQADATSGTFMFTIMQGNVIRTQVFVPQDQAFGLQPGIEAVVHVPEIPNRTFPGKVTRIANALQPGSRTLLTEIDIPNPDGTLSPGIYCTIELHIPRKTPSFKVSADTIIFNEAGLQVGVVENGVVHLRKVTIVRDLGKEVEINSGVKGGDQVILNPAVDLPDGSKVRLGQSKS, encoded by the coding sequence ATGAATTCGAACGAACCGTTAAATTTCAAGCGCGCGCTGGAGACGAACGACAAAGCAGGCGCCTCGTTGCGCCGCGCGGATCGCGGCCGTTGGACAGGCCTGTTGCCTGTTCTCGGGGTGGTGCTGCTTCTAGTGACAACGCTGGCTTTCGGAGCATGGAGCCACTATGAGCAGCACCGACAGGTGATCGCCACCGCGGAGCAAAGCCGCGATCTTGTCCCGGAGGTTCGCGTGGCGTCGGTACAGCCCGGCGGCAGCATCCAAATCGTCAGTCTGCCCGCCTCCACGTCGGCATTCGCGGCCGCAAACGTGTTCGCTCGCGCGAGCGGCTATCTCGCTAAGCGCGAAGTGGACATTGGCGACAGGGTAGTGGAGGGACAATTGCTGGCCGAGATCGTGGCTCCCGAACTCGATCACCAGATATCGCAGGCCGAGGCCACGCTGGGACAGCTCAAGGCGGCACTGCAGCAGGCGGAAGCCAACCGGCTGCTTGCGCAGGTGACATGGGACCGCGATAGCCCGCTGGTCGGCAAAGGCTGGCTGACCGCTCAGCAAGGGACCATCGACGTCCAGACGCTCAAGGCACGGGAAGCGGCCGTCGACGTCGCACAGGCCAACGTAGTTGCGGAAGAAGCTCAGGTGCAGGTCCTGCATCAGCAGAAAATTTATCAGCGCGTGGTAGCGCCGTTCGAGGGTGTCATTACCCAGCGCAATGTGGATATTGGCAGCCTGGTGCAAGCCGACGCGACCAGCGGCACGTTCATGTTCACGATCATGCAGGGCAACGTGATCAGAACCCAGGTCTTCGTGCCGCAGGACCAAGCGTTCGGATTGCAGCCGGGCATCGAAGCCGTCGTGCACGTGCCCGAAATCCCGAATCGCACCTTTCCAGGCAAGGTGACGCGGATTGCCAACGCCTTGCAGCCCGGGTCCCGCACCCTGCTGACGGAAATCGATATCCCGAATCCCGACGGAACTCTCAGCCCCGGGATCTACTGCACCATCGAGCTCCACATTCCGCGCAAGACTCCAAGCTTCAAGGTGTCCGCGGATACGATTATCTTCAACGAGGCGGGGCTGCAGGTCGGAGTGGTGGAGAATGGTGTGGTGCATCTGCGCAAGGTGACGATCGTGCGCGACCTTGGGAAAGAAGTCGAGATCAACAGCGGCGTCAAGGGGGGCGATCAGGTGATCCTCAATCCAGCCGTCGATCTGCCCGACGGCAGCAAGGTACGCCTGGGACAAAGCAAGTCATAG